In the Nicotiana tabacum cultivar K326 chromosome 16, ASM71507v2, whole genome shotgun sequence genome, one interval contains:
- the LOC107784163 gene encoding agglutinin-like isoform X2 yields the protein MGNQVSYDETDSILVEPWGGKGGLEWNYKLKSPIKEIVIAHGSIIDSIMFRTITKEGTIVDSPKFGGNGGGRRDKVNIEATPLEYLTGIKGTLGHYGSNLVVKSLSFITNGKNYGPFGTEAGGTLFSLVMKEGGAIVGFHGRSGLYLDAIGVYLQKLTPPTSTKEPEAEKLEPNEPMKMDVMKTIVPRSPGPWGGYSGKGWDDGVFSTIKQVHIYMNLHISAISGIQIEYEKKDKTSFWSQLHGGLGAGNDTVRKINVDGENELLIGIEGFYSPVDDNGGLDAIRQIAFYTNKGKYGPYGTEIGTYFSSSAARGKIVGFHGKSGVFLNAIGVHMEYF from the exons ATG GGAAATCAAGTAAGTTATGATGAAACAGACTCAATATTGGTGGAGCCGTGGGGAGGCAAAGGTGGATTGGAGTGGAATTATAAGCTAAAAAGTCCTATTAAAGAAATAGTTATTGCTCATGGATCGATTATAGACTCCATCATGTTCAGAACCATTACTAAAGAAGGTACCATAGTTGATTCACCAAAGTTTGGTGGCAATGGGGGAGGTCGAAGAGACAAG GTTAATATTGAGGCGACCCCATTGGAATATTTGACAGGCATAAAGGGTACATTGGGACATTATGGCAGCAATTTAGTTGTAAAATCTCTAAGTTTTATAACTAATGGAAAGAATTATGGACCATTTGGGACTGAAGCTGGTGGAACCCTATTTTCGCTTGTGATGAAAGAAGGTGGAGCTATTGTTGGATTTCACGGGCGTTCTGGGTTGTACCTTGATGCTATTGGTGTTTATTTGCAGAAACTTACTCCTCCGACTTCGACAAAGGAACCTGAAGCTGAAAAACTTGAGCCGAATGAACCTATG AAAATGGATGTGATGAAGACTATAGTGCCACGAAGTCCTGGACCTTGGGGCGGATATAGTGGAAAAGGTTGGGACGACGGAGTATTTTCTACTATTAAACAAGTGCACATTTATATGAACTTGCATATCTCAGCTATATCAGGAATTCAAATTGAGtatgaaaagaaagataaaacatCATTTTGGTCCCAACTTCATGGTGGTCTTGGAGCTGGGAATGATACAGTAAGAAAG ATAAATGTTGACGGTGAAAATGAGTTATTGATTGGAATTGAAGGATTTTATAGTCCGGTGGATGATAATGGGGGCCTAGACGCAATTAGACAGATTGCATTTTatacaaataaaggaaaatatggACCCTATGGAACTGAAATTGGAACTTATTTTAGCTCTTCAGCAGCTAGAGGAAAGATCGTTGGTTTTCATGGCAAAAGTGGTGTTTTCTTAAATGCAATTGGTGTTCATATGGAATATTTCTAA
- the LOC107784163 gene encoding agglutinin-like isoform X1, translating into MGNQVSYDETDSILVEPWGGKGGLEWNYKLKSPIKEIVIAHGSIIDSIMFRTITKEGTIVDSPKFGGNGGGRRDKVNIEATPLEYLTGIKGTLGHYGSNLVVKSLSFITNGKNYGPFGTEAGGTLFSLVMKEGGAIVGFHGRSGLYLDAIGVYLQKLTPPTSTKEPEAEKLEPNEPMVEKIEIHDKMDVMKTIVPRSPGPWGGYSGKGWDDGVFSTIKQVHIYMNLHISAISGIQIEYEKKDKTSFWSQLHGGLGAGNDTVRKINVDGENELLIGIEGFYSPVDDNGGLDAIRQIAFYTNKGKYGPYGTEIGTYFSSSAARGKIVGFHGKSGVFLNAIGVHMEYF; encoded by the exons ATG GGAAATCAAGTAAGTTATGATGAAACAGACTCAATATTGGTGGAGCCGTGGGGAGGCAAAGGTGGATTGGAGTGGAATTATAAGCTAAAAAGTCCTATTAAAGAAATAGTTATTGCTCATGGATCGATTATAGACTCCATCATGTTCAGAACCATTACTAAAGAAGGTACCATAGTTGATTCACCAAAGTTTGGTGGCAATGGGGGAGGTCGAAGAGACAAG GTTAATATTGAGGCGACCCCATTGGAATATTTGACAGGCATAAAGGGTACATTGGGACATTATGGCAGCAATTTAGTTGTAAAATCTCTAAGTTTTATAACTAATGGAAAGAATTATGGACCATTTGGGACTGAAGCTGGTGGAACCCTATTTTCGCTTGTGATGAAAGAAGGTGGAGCTATTGTTGGATTTCACGGGCGTTCTGGGTTGTACCTTGATGCTATTGGTGTTTATTTGCAGAAACTTACTCCTCCGACTTCGACAAAGGAACCTGAAGCTGAAAAACTTGAGCCGAATGAACCTATGGTTGAAAAAATTGAAATCCATGAC AAAATGGATGTGATGAAGACTATAGTGCCACGAAGTCCTGGACCTTGGGGCGGATATAGTGGAAAAGGTTGGGACGACGGAGTATTTTCTACTATTAAACAAGTGCACATTTATATGAACTTGCATATCTCAGCTATATCAGGAATTCAAATTGAGtatgaaaagaaagataaaacatCATTTTGGTCCCAACTTCATGGTGGTCTTGGAGCTGGGAATGATACAGTAAGAAAG ATAAATGTTGACGGTGAAAATGAGTTATTGATTGGAATTGAAGGATTTTATAGTCCGGTGGATGATAATGGGGGCCTAGACGCAATTAGACAGATTGCATTTTatacaaataaaggaaaatatggACCCTATGGAACTGAAATTGGAACTTATTTTAGCTCTTCAGCAGCTAGAGGAAAGATCGTTGGTTTTCATGGCAAAAGTGGTGTTTTCTTAAATGCAATTGGTGTTCATATGGAATATTTCTAA